In Nostoc sp. GT001, a genomic segment contains:
- a CDS encoding NAD(P)H-binding protein: MKAFVAGATGETGRRIVQELIARNIPVRALVRDIEKARAILSPEAELVVGDVLQPESLTTALGDSTILLVATGAKPSFDPTGPYKVDFEGTKNLVDAAKAKGIEHLILVSSLCTSQLFHPLNLFWLILLWKKQAEEYIQKSGLTYTIVRPGGLKNEDNSDRIVMQSADTLFDGSIPRQKVAQVAVEALFEADARNKIVEIIAKPEAASKSFKELFQQC, translated from the coding sequence ATGAAAGCATTTGTAGCAGGGGCAACAGGTGAAACAGGTCGCCGAATTGTACAAGAATTGATAGCGCGGAATATTCCCGTCCGAGCTTTGGTGCGGGATATAGAGAAAGCTAGAGCTATTCTGTCTCCTGAAGCTGAATTAGTAGTAGGTGACGTATTGCAACCAGAAAGTTTAACTACTGCGTTGGGAGATAGCACAATTCTGTTGGTTGCGACTGGGGCAAAACCTAGCTTTGACCCCACTGGCCCCTATAAAGTGGATTTTGAAGGGACTAAAAATTTAGTAGATGCTGCTAAGGCAAAGGGAATTGAACATCTGATCTTAGTTTCTTCTTTGTGTACTTCCCAACTTTTCCATCCGCTAAACTTGTTTTGGCTAATTTTGTTGTGGAAAAAACAAGCTGAAGAGTATATTCAGAAAAGCGGTCTTACTTATACAATTGTCCGGCCTGGTGGGTTGAAGAATGAAGACAACTCCGACCGCATAGTGATGCAGAGTGCAGATACACTGTTTGATGGTAGTATCCCCAGGCAGAAAGTCGCCCAAGTTGCTGTTGAAGCGCTTTTTGAAGCAGATGCACGCAATAAAATTGTCGAAATTATTGCCAAACCTGAAGCAGCCTCAAAAAGCTTTAAGGAGCTATTTCAGCAGTGCTGA
- a CDS encoding ankyrin repeat domain-containing protein — protein sequence MTENNDTLLLKAAKSGDINGLCALLAAGARVDACDRQGTTALMFAANLGYTEIVRSLLDAGANINLPRKIYGLTALMLAASAKQLDIVQLLLSKGADVNATNEDGSTALMAAVLKGHIDVVRVLLAADAQVNIADKDDDTALKLAIKQGKIEVLQAILQTGADVNIHDQEGETLLMFAADLGHLEIVEALLAAGADVNVKNADGGTALSAAAAVGHSAIAAALLDRGAQINLQDRDGETALHLAVVEGYIDVAQILLNRGADVQIRNRLGDTPLLVAALQGHSQIVEALLRSGGDINGKNLGEVPLTLAASQGHTQTVQVLLDYGADVNIPGDDGKTALIKATERKHKEIVHLLLAKGADVNFQDSARATSLIWAASAGYGEIVQLLLQAGADVNLKNRGGYTALMIAEFNGYKNVVRSLQKAGAQE from the coding sequence ATGACTGAAAACAACGATACTTTGCTGCTCAAAGCTGCTAAAAGCGGTGATATCAATGGGCTATGTGCGCTACTAGCTGCTGGTGCAAGGGTGGATGCGTGCGATCGCCAAGGTACCACGGCGTTAATGTTTGCTGCTAATTTAGGCTACACCGAAATTGTGCGATCGCTGCTGGATGCTGGGGCAAATATCAACTTGCCCAGAAAAATTTATGGTTTGACGGCTTTGATGTTGGCAGCTAGTGCCAAACAGCTTGACATTGTGCAACTTTTACTATCTAAAGGTGCGGATGTCAATGCCACTAATGAAGATGGCAGTACAGCTTTAATGGCAGCAGTACTCAAAGGTCACATTGATGTAGTGCGAGTTTTATTGGCTGCTGATGCCCAAGTTAATATTGCTGATAAAGATGATGATACGGCGTTGAAACTTGCTATTAAGCAGGGAAAAATAGAAGTTTTACAAGCTATTCTCCAAACTGGTGCGGATGTCAATATCCACGATCAAGAGGGTGAGACTCTTTTAATGTTCGCGGCAGACTTGGGACATCTGGAGATTGTGGAAGCACTGCTAGCAGCAGGGGCTGATGTGAATGTGAAAAACGCTGATGGTGGAACTGCCCTATCGGCAGCAGCAGCGGTTGGACACAGTGCGATCGCAGCAGCTTTACTAGATCGAGGTGCCCAGATAAATCTTCAAGATCGAGATGGTGAAACTGCCTTACACCTCGCCGTTGTGGAAGGCTACATTGATGTCGCACAAATATTGCTTAACAGGGGTGCAGATGTCCAAATAAGGAACCGTCTAGGCGATACACCACTGCTTGTAGCAGCATTGCAGGGACATAGCCAAATTGTCGAGGCACTACTACGTTCTGGCGGAGATATAAATGGGAAAAATCTTGGTGAAGTTCCTTTGACTTTGGCTGCATCGCAAGGACACACCCAAACAGTGCAAGTGTTGTTAGACTATGGTGCTGATGTCAACATTCCAGGGGATGATGGCAAAACTGCTTTAATTAAGGCAACTGAACGTAAACACAAAGAGATCGTACATTTGCTGCTAGCAAAGGGGGCAGATGTGAATTTTCAAGACTCAGCGAGGGCCACATCATTAATATGGGCTGCTTCAGCAGGTTATGGCGAAATTGTGCAGTTATTACTCCAAGCTGGGGCAGATGTGAATTTGAAAAACCGTGGCGGTTATACTGCTTTAATGATTGCAGAATTTAATGGTTATAAGAACGTGGTGCGGAGTCTGCAAAAAGCTGGGGCGCAAGAATAG
- a CDS encoding DUF4079 domain-containing protein — MSLELSTSVKYWLNFFHPVLMWALLVLSIYAAYLGLQLQRTRNAQGXRKKELIKGRYNVRHYQIGSILLALMVAGTIGGMAVTYINNGKLFVQPHLLAGLGMTSLIAFSAALSPYMQKGANWARATHILINFTLLGLFAWQAVTGVQIVQRILTKA, encoded by the coding sequence ATGAGTCTGGAACTTTCTACGTCGGTGAAATATTGGCTGAACTTCTTCCATCCGGTGCTCATGTGGGCGCTATTAGTACTCTCAATTTATGCTGCCTATTTAGGACTGCAATTGCAGCGTACCAGAAATGCTCAGGGGGANAGAAAAAAAGAATTGATTAAAGGTAGATATAACGTCAGACACTACCAAATCGGATCTATACTCCTAGCTTTGATGGTGGCAGGTACGATCGGTGGGATGGCCGTCACTTATATCAATAATGGTAAGTTATTTGTGCAGCCTCACCTGTTAGCAGGATTGGGTATGACAAGTCTAATAGCATTTTCTGCTGCTTTATCCCCTTATATGCAGAAAGGGGCAAATTGGGCGCGTGCAACCCATATTTTAATAAATTTCACGCTTTTGGGACTTTTTGCTTGGCAGGCTGTTACTGGGGTGCAAATTGTCCAAAGAATTCTCACTAAAGCATAG
- a CDS encoding DUF1997 domain-containing protein translates to MLSRKGEYKSWEITEAVLPVASSQEAEDTLTEPNVATLTKFYGRYQDCMEMGAPVEKVAEYLNSHSSWFSRCAEPMKVQSLGENGYALTIGRFGSFGYEVEPKIGLELLPPEEGIYRIRTIPIPDYQPPGYDVDYRASLQLIGNDACSTIGEVTKVEWELDLIVYLHFPRFIQRLPKSIIQSTGDRLLNQIVRQVSRRLTRKVQEDFHKSLEIPFPANFKQKR, encoded by the coding sequence ATGCTTTCAAGAAAAGGCGAATATAAATCCTGGGAAATAACAGAAGCAGTTTTACCTGTAGCGTCCAGCCAAGAAGCCGAGGACACATTAACAGAACCAAATGTAGCGACGCTCACAAAATTTTACGGTCGTTATCAAGATTGTATGGAAATGGGTGCCCCAGTAGAGAAGGTTGCTGAGTATCTCAATTCTCACTCCTCATGGTTTTCGCGCTGTGCTGAACCCATGAAGGTACAATCACTTGGGGAAAATGGCTATGCTTTAACAATTGGTCGTTTTGGTTCTTTCGGTTATGAAGTAGAACCAAAAATAGGTTTGGAATTGTTGCCTCCAGAGGAGGGTATTTACCGCATCCGTACAATCCCCATTCCTGACTACCAGCCGCCCGGTTATGACGTAGATTATCGGGCATCTCTACAGTTAATTGGTAACGATGCTTGCAGTACTATTGGCGAAGTTACAAAAGTTGAATGGGAATTGGATTTGATAGTTTATCTTCACTTTCCCCGATTTATTCAGCGATTACCCAAGTCTATAATTCAATCTACAGGCGATCGCTTACTTAATCAAATTGTCCGCCAAGTCTCCCGCCGCTTAACTCGCAAAGTTCAGGAAGATTTTCATAAATCTTTAGAAATACCATTTCCTGCTAATTTTAAGCAAAAGCGTTGA
- a CDS encoding TIGR04282 family arsenosugar biosynthesis glycosyltransferase, giving the protein MLNLPASLKQHLIIFTRYPESGRTKTRLIPALGNVGAANLQREMTEHTIFQVQELQKAIDISVEVRFAGGDSQLMQDWLGLDLVYQCQGEGDLGLRMARSLFDAFQSGAEKVIIIGTDCPGVNAQILATAFEKLHAFDLVLGPAIDGGYYLIGLRQPIPELFVNIEWGTAHVFQKTVDIAQKLSLSYVDLLPLADVDRPEDLPIWEQALAGKIERSL; this is encoded by the coding sequence GTGCTGAACTTACCAGCAAGCCTAAAACAGCACCTGATTATTTTCACCCGTTATCCAGAATCAGGTAGGACAAAAACCCGATTGATACCTGCTTTAGGAAATGTTGGTGCTGCCAATCTTCAACGGGAAATGACTGAGCATACAATATTTCAGGTTCAAGAATTGCAAAAAGCCATTGACATATCTGTGGAAGTGCGTTTTGCAGGTGGCGATTCGCAACTTATGCAAGACTGGCTGGGGTTGGATTTGGTTTACCAGTGTCAAGGTGAAGGGGATCTAGGTTTGCGGATGGCGCGATCGCTTTTTGATGCTTTTCAATCTGGTGCAGAAAAAGTAATTATCATTGGTACAGATTGTCCTGGAGTCAATGCCCAGATTTTAGCAACAGCCTTTGAGAAGTTACACGCCTTTGACCTCGTACTTGGACCTGCGATCGATGGTGGATATTACTTAATTGGTTTGCGCCAACCCATCCCGGAGCTATTCGTTAACATCGAGTGGGGAACTGCTCACGTATTCCAGAAAACCGTGGATATTGCCCAGAAACTTAGTTTGTCATACGTGGACTTGTTGCCCTTAGCTGATGTTGACCGACCGGAGGATCTACCAATTTGGGAACAAGCCCTTGCAGGGAAAATAGAGCGATCGCTTTAG
- a CDS encoding PP2C family protein-serine/threonine phosphatase, translating to MPVSQLPSQPTDNNSSAATDVTPVVALKELVARLHREQNKIQDLLSSLGFALRSFNNLNQFLELIPLMATRVTDADGSALFLYKPNGQVRLEQLHWQDSGQRKNIRKALEIASSQITLLPNTAPLANATGILDDQMHRYLGPDVQIFGTAILVKHTERGWLYVLSRDPEYSWTETRQKLVRLVADQTAVAIENDELAVELRKKERLDQELEIGAEIQRRLLPRQCPTIPGAVLAARCKPANRVGGDYYDFIATNHNKIQPKIKGGTETSRWGLVIGDVMGKGVPAGLIMTMMRGMLRGEVLHGNSPAGILQNLNRVMYADLENSHRFVTLFYSEYNPHSRILSYSNAAHNPPLWWHAATKTVTRLDTLGMLIGLDANSQYEDAQAQLEPGDTIIYYTDGLTDAAAAAGDRFDEDNFVTGFNTACKYCNGPEEIVDYLFDQVQQFIGADKQNTDDMTLVVLQIL from the coding sequence GTGCCTGTGTCTCAACTGCCCTCTCAACCCACTGATAATAATAGTAGTGCCGCGACGGATGTCACACCAGTCGTGGCACTCAAAGAACTTGTGGCAAGGTTGCACCGGGAACAGAACAAAATTCAAGATTTGCTAAGTTCTTTAGGATTTGCCCTGAGAAGTTTCAATAATTTGAATCAGTTTTTGGAACTGATTCCGCTGATGGCAACAAGAGTGACAGATGCAGACGGTAGCGCCCTGTTTCTCTACAAACCTAATGGTCAAGTCAGGTTAGAACAGTTACATTGGCAAGATAGTGGCCAGCGCAAGAATATCCGCAAAGCGCTAGAAATAGCCAGTAGTCAAATCACGCTGTTGCCTAATACTGCCCCCCTAGCGAATGCCACGGGGATTTTGGATGACCAGATGCATCGCTATTTAGGACCAGATGTGCAAATCTTTGGTACGGCGATTCTGGTAAAGCATACAGAACGGGGATGGCTCTATGTCTTGAGCCGCGATCCAGAATATAGTTGGACAGAAACCAGGCAAAAGTTAGTTAGGTTAGTGGCAGACCAAACAGCAGTAGCGATCGAAAACGATGAACTAGCTGTAGAACTAAGAAAAAAAGAACGTCTAGACCAAGAACTAGAAATTGGCGCAGAAATCCAACGGCGACTTCTACCACGTCAATGCCCCACAATTCCCGGTGCAGTCCTGGCGGCACGCTGTAAACCTGCCAATCGCGTCGGCGGAGACTACTACGACTTTATTGCTACCAATCACAATAAGATTCAGCCCAAGATTAAAGGTGGCACGGAAACTAGTCGCTGGGGTTTGGTTATTGGAGATGTCATGGGCAAAGGTGTCCCCGCTGGGCTGATTATGACGATGATGCGGGGAATGCTACGGGGAGAAGTGCTACATGGTAATTCCCCAGCCGGAATTCTACAAAACTTAAATAGAGTGATGTATGCGGATTTGGAAAATTCCCATCGCTTTGTAACTCTATTTTACTCAGAATATAACCCTCACAGCCGAATTCTGTCTTATAGCAATGCAGCACACAATCCTCCCTTGTGGTGGCACGCAGCGACAAAAACTGTCACCCGTTTAGATACTTTGGGAATGTTAATCGGTTTGGATGCTAACAGCCAATATGAAGATGCCCAGGCACAGTTAGAGCCTGGGGATACAATTATCTACTATACAGATGGCTTGACTGATGCCGCTGCTGCTGCTGGCGATCGCTTCGATGAAGACAATTTTGTTACTGGCTTCAATACGGCTTGTAAATACTGCAATGGGCCAGAGGAGATTGTGGATTACCTCTTTGACCAAGTTCAGCAATTCATCGGTGCTGATAAACAAAACACTGATGATATGACACTAGTTGTTCTGCAAATCTTATAA
- a CDS encoding type II secretion system protein codes for MYSLVHLPSLVYAKNLLRNNHSNSGFTLPEMLVVIVLIGILATIGISNWLAFMETRRLNKSQNEVYYAMRQAQSQATKDKLTRQASFRIQNGVVQWAVHQPEAGQFIPDAVKNNGNLWHNLEPNIRIDEEENNKGKKETTLQKHTSQQMWRVLFNYHGCPISEIGNQCTVGGLGQITFYSLNGGKARRCVYVSTILGAMRTGKDRARANENDKYCY; via the coding sequence ATGTATAGTCTGGTGCATCTACCGTCTTTAGTTTATGCAAAAAATCTTTTGAGGAATAATCATTCTAACAGTGGTTTTACCTTACCAGAGATGTTAGTAGTTATTGTATTAATTGGTATATTAGCTACGATTGGAATATCCAATTGGCTGGCTTTTATGGAGACTCGCCGTCTCAACAAAAGCCAAAATGAGGTTTATTATGCTATGCGCCAAGCACAAAGCCAAGCCACCAAAGATAAATTGACTAGGCAAGCCAGTTTTCGCATACAAAATGGTGTCGTGCAATGGGCAGTTCATCAGCCAGAAGCAGGACAATTCATTCCTGATGCTGTTAAAAACAATGGCAACCTATGGCATAACCTTGAGCCGAACATTCGCATAGATGAAGAAGAAAACAATAAAGGAAAAAAGGAGACAACTTTACAAAAACATACTTCACAGCAAATGTGGCGAGTTTTATTTAACTATCACGGTTGTCCTATCTCTGAAATTGGAAATCAGTGTACTGTAGGCGGATTAGGACAGATAACCTTCTACAGCTTGAATGGTGGTAAAGCTAGACGTTGTGTCTATGTTTCTACAATTTTGGGGGCTATGCGAACGGGAAAAGATCGCGCTAGAGCTAACGAAAACGACAAGTATTGCTATTAA
- the ftsY gene encoding signal recognition particle-docking protein FtsY yields the protein MVFNWFRRQHNDSSNTPSDKKQEETPPVQEPQPEPADTSTPTAETAPDTTADLLAFAKAAYKNIQQKQQVEVVETPPDSADSLVSSIQPETAETVIAEIAEPEATEEPASTTVETAQPEVIQVASEEEITEDSSVAAIVEQPDVSSPELTASEVELTPTEPLATPEATQPTAPANLSFLERAAAERQAKLEQLIATAIEVPEPEVVQPVATTSAETGEEIPGLLFDDGFVWSAKVLAAQGRSAEDVSIEEITWLKKLRQGLDKTRRSILNQLKAIVGQGPLNQAAVTEIEALLLQADVGVEATDFIINALQTKLREEVTAPEEAIAFLKKILRDMLDAPSKTSHKTTFTPEKETLNIWLITGVNGAGKTTTIGKIAHLGQKSGYKCLIGAADTFRAAAVEQVKVWGSRSGVDVIANPGKNTDPAAVVFDAIAAAQARQTELLLVDTAGRLQNKKNLMDELGKIRRIIDKKAPDAKVESLLVLDATLGQNGLRQAEVFSQAAQLSGVVLTKLDGTAKGGVALAVVQQLGLPIRFIGAGEGIEDLRPFSSYEFVEALLSG from the coding sequence ATGGTTTTTAATTGGTTCCGTCGTCAACATAACGATTCCTCTAACACTCCCTCTGATAAAAAACAGGAAGAAACACCTCCTGTACAAGAACCCCAACCAGAGCCAGCCGACACCTCAACACCAACTGCTGAAACTGCACCAGACACAACGGCAGACTTATTGGCATTTGCTAAAGCTGCCTACAAAAATATTCAGCAAAAACAGCAAGTTGAGGTAGTAGAAACCCCACCGGATTCAGCAGATAGCTTAGTATCATCAATACAACCTGAAACCGCAGAAACGGTAATTGCAGAAATCGCTGAACCAGAAGCAACTGAGGAACCTGCTAGTACAACCGTAGAAACGGCACAGCCAGAAGTTATCCAAGTTGCTAGTGAGGAAGAAATTACAGAAGATTCCTCAGTGGCAGCAATTGTTGAACAGCCAGATGTTTCCAGCCCAGAACTCACGGCAAGTGAAGTTGAACTAACACCCACTGAACCACTAGCTACGCCAGAGGCAACACAGCCAACAGCACCAGCTAACTTATCCTTTTTAGAACGGGCGGCGGCAGAACGGCAAGCCAAGCTGGAGCAACTCATAGCTACTGCTATTGAAGTTCCAGAACCGGAGGTAGTACAGCCAGTAGCGACAACCTCAGCAGAAACAGGAGAGGAAATTCCCGGACTGCTATTTGATGATGGGTTTGTCTGGTCAGCGAAAGTTCTAGCAGCTCAAGGTAGAAGTGCAGAAGACGTTTCTATTGAAGAAATTACCTGGCTGAAAAAGCTCCGGCAAGGATTAGACAAAACTCGCCGTAGTATTCTCAATCAACTGAAGGCGATTGTTGGTCAAGGGCCGCTTAACCAAGCTGCTGTGACGGAAATTGAGGCATTGCTTTTACAAGCTGATGTTGGTGTAGAGGCGACAGACTTTATTATCAATGCCCTACAGACAAAACTGCGAGAAGAAGTTACCGCACCTGAAGAAGCGATCGCTTTCCTGAAAAAAATCCTCCGGGATATGCTGGATGCACCGAGCAAAACATCTCACAAAACTACCTTTACTCCAGAAAAAGAAACCTTAAATATTTGGTTAATTACTGGGGTAAATGGTGCCGGTAAAACCACCACCATCGGTAAAATTGCCCACTTGGGACAAAAATCTGGCTATAAATGCTTGATTGGCGCAGCAGACACCTTCCGTGCCGCCGCCGTGGAACAGGTGAAGGTTTGGGGTAGTAGAAGTGGCGTGGATGTAATTGCCAATCCGGGAAAAAATACAGATCCGGCAGCAGTTGTATTTGATGCGATCGCAGCTGCCCAAGCACGTCAAACTGAATTACTTTTGGTAGATACAGCTGGGCGACTGCAAAACAAGAAAAATTTAATGGACGAACTCGGTAAAATCCGGCGAATTATCGACAAAAAAGCCCCAGATGCCAAAGTAGAATCACTATTGGTTCTAGATGCCACTTTAGGCCAAAATGGACTACGACAAGCCGAAGTTTTTTCCCAAGCTGCCCAACTCAGTGGTGTTGTCTTAACCAAGCTAGATGGCACCGCCAAAGGCGGCGTTGCCCTTGCCGTTGTACAGCAGCTAGGTTTACCAATTCGCTTTATTGGTGCTGGCGAAGGAATTGAAGACCTACGCCCCTTTTCAAGCTATGAGTTTGTCGAAGCTCTCTTGAGTGGTTAG
- the nusB gene encoding transcription antitermination factor NusB — protein MQPRKPQQIARELALLSLSQLPVNPKKLDKLEDDQLVSKLVLGAVRTLTSEVQDTLDNAAGELQRSNDRLLSSQTQASDLNTARTMLQEAIACTQTAINQLGTAVDFPVLIQLANQDKGVRNYAKELVITVNENRHIIDELISAALVDWQVTRLAQIDRDILQIAVAEMKFLGVPDSIAINEAVELAKRYSGDDGHRFINGVLRRVTEQKKTA, from the coding sequence ATGCAACCTCGTAAACCCCAGCAAATTGCTCGTGAATTGGCGCTTTTAAGCCTTAGCCAATTGCCAGTCAACCCAAAGAAATTAGATAAATTGGAAGACGACCAATTAGTATCCAAGTTGGTACTAGGTGCAGTACGCACTCTGACCTCAGAAGTACAAGATACCCTCGATAATGCCGCAGGTGAGCTGCAACGCAGTAATGATCGCCTCTTAAGTAGCCAAACTCAGGCCTCCGACCTCAATACTGCCAGAACAATGCTTCAAGAAGCGATCGCCTGCACCCAGACAGCAATCAATCAGTTGGGTACAGCAGTTGATTTCCCAGTCTTGATTCAGTTAGCCAATCAAGACAAGGGAGTTCGGAATTACGCTAAAGAGCTTGTGATTACCGTCAACGAAAATCGACACATTATAGATGAACTCATTTCTGCTGCCTTAGTAGATTGGCAAGTAACTCGTCTTGCCCAAATTGACCGTGATATCTTGCAAATCGCCGTGGCAGAAATGAAGTTCTTAGGAGTACCAGACAGTATTGCCATCAATGAAGCCGTGGAACTAGCCAAACGCTACAGTGGAGACGATGGTCATCGGTTTATTAACGGTGTTTTACGCCGAGTCACTGAGCAGAAAAAAACTGCGTAG